In a genomic window of Chrysemys picta bellii isolate R12L10 chromosome 1, ASM1138683v2, whole genome shotgun sequence:
- the RAI2 gene encoding retinoic acid-induced protein 2 — protein MEELYKDTQNLPMDVTNSPSTIANNKLENGVAQLITAEAWNINSTDLMKKALSPLVTVPAPSILTPPAESQSGVALKVAATVLQPICLGDSPVVLPIHLQVAGSTTPQIAPNNNTPYVMTTQGPVPLPVLLEQHVFQHLNSPLVLPQGAPCSTNPIHSNLFQGSSVPVGQPQLLDQKPSNQTQEPILPPVFQTPGFAAVLQDLFPPQGTLGSSPCQPPPDYSSVPPQAFSSPLSPLVPPATLLVPYPVIVPLPVPVPIPIPIPIPVPHGAESKVNPDYPKPPLFTLYSCKGTQTPLEKEESKPFDFIHHREFSQLNRHTVIKMNNENEALDLSMKTMPLLKAGEVSSQLSPEDGALDLSIASYRKTGSAGVHAEATNAICSGSMMDSAAHSMMDKLSNATVPFAPPKPHEASAKVDSRMTGSNSAEFLRQQQKWLVDQTSRAACEPKAGNNIEIVSTSQTAKVIVSVKDAVPTIFCGKIKGLSGVSTKNFSFKRDMPQDSVLQCYDVKNQPEPRDNAEALRKPIKNRSVKLKKMNSQEIHILPIKKQRLAAFFPRK, from the coding sequence ATGGAGGAACTGTACAAGGACACACAAAATCTGCCCATGGATGTTACCAACTCTCCTTCCACAATAGCTAACAATAAGCTAGAAAATGGGGTCGCTCAGCTGATAACTGCTGAAGCCTGGAATATCAACTCCACAGACTTGATGAAGAAAGCACTTTCACCACTTGTGACTGTCCCAGCCCCTTCGATCCTTACCCCACCAGCAGAATCGCAAAGTGGGGTAGCTCTGAAAGTAGCAGCCACAGTGCTCCAGCCAATTTGTTTAGgggatagcccagtggttcttcCAATACACCTGCAAGTAGCCGGGAGCACCACCCCGCAGATTGCGCCTAATAACAACACTCCATATGTTATGACGACACAAGGTCCAGTTCCACTACCTGTCCTCTTGGAGCAACATGTGTTTCAACATTTAAATTCTCCATTGGTGTTACCTCAGGGTGCTCCCTGCTCCACAAATCCCATTCACAGCAATCTTTTCCAGGGTTCTTCTGTCCCGGTTGGACAGCCCCAGTTACTGGATCAGAAACCATCCAACCAGACCCAGGAGCCCATCTTACCCCCAGTGTTTCAGACACCAGGATTTGCTGCAGTTCTTCAGGATTTGTTTCCTCCACAGGGCACCTTAGGTTCATCACCCTGTCAGCCACCCCCAGATTACTCCTCTGTTCCACCCCAGGCCTTCAGTTCCCCTCTATCTCCACTAGTACCCCCAGCCACCCTCCTAGTGCCATATCCTGTGATTGTCCCCTTGCCAGTTCCAGTCCCCATCcctatccccatccccatccctgtgcCTCACGGCGCTGAATCCAAGGTCAACCCAGACTACCCCAAGCCACCGTTGTTCACCCTGTATTCCTGCAAAGGCACCCAGACCCCTCTGGAGAAAGAAGAATCCAAACCCTTTGATTTCATCCACCACAGGGAATTTTCCCAGCTGAATCGTCACACAGTCATCAAGATGAACAATGAGAACGAGGCCCTGGATCTTTCCATGAAAACGATGCCCTTGCTAAAGGCAGGTGAGGTCAGTTCTCAGCTCTCCCCTGAAGATGGTGCTTTAGATTTGTCGATTGCTTCCTACAGGAAGACAGGCAGTGCCGGGGTCCATGCTGAGGCAACTAATGCAATTTGCTCTGGATCTATGATGGACAGTGCTGCTCACTCCATGATGGATAAACTCTCCAATGCAACTGTCCCCTTTGCCCCTCCGAAACCTCACGAAGCCTCAGCCAAGGTCGACAGCAGAATGACTGGCAGCAATTCGGCCGAGTTCCTGAGACAGCAGCAAAAGTGGCTGGTGGATCAGACCAGCAGAGCAGCCTGTGAGCCCAAGGCTGGGAATAATATTGAGATTGTGAGTACTTCGCAGACTGCCAAAGTCATAGTCTCTGTCAAAGATGCTGTGCCCACGATTTTCTGTGGCAAGATTAAAGGCCTCTCGGGAGTATCCACCAAAAACTTCTCCTTCAAAAGGGACATGCCCCAGGACTCTGTTCTGCAGTGTTACGATGTGAAGAACCAGCCAGAGCCTAGGGATAATGCAGAAGCTCTTAGGAAACCAATCAAAAACAGGAGTGTAAAGTTAAAGAAAATGAACTCCCAGGAGATACACATTCTTCCAATCAAAAAGCAACGGCTCGCTGCCTTCTTTCCAAGAAAGTAA